The Anolis sagrei isolate rAnoSag1 chromosome 10, rAnoSag1.mat, whole genome shotgun sequence genome has a window encoding:
- the PRRG3 gene encoding transmembrane gamma-carboxyglutamic acid protein 3: protein MATFLAAQKAHSLLRRRLPRANAFLEEFRQGTLERECLEEICSFEEVKEVFENKEKTMEFWRGYAFSVKDPGSSEGSGRSDAMYVAVPLLGVALLIVIGLFIIWRCQLQKATRHRPSYAQSRYLASRGGRGLPRVMVYREASQHGHGEAHAAREHRDTGTTTASVSSSSNTGGRGGPGEGRWGQRAPGPSDSSLRPPSVPVPPRLSSATPPPSYEEVTGQPVVSSGGSGSSSACEEPSLSYSDPPPKYEEIVAAVTAAK, encoded by the exons atggccA CCTTCCTTGCAGCCCAGAAGGCCCACTCCCTGCTCCGGCGCCGCTTGCCCCGGGCCAATGCCTTCCTGGAGGAGTTTCGGCAGGGAACCCTGGAGCGCGAGTGCCTGGAGGAGATCTGCAGCTTCGAGGAGGTCAAGGAGGTCTTCGAGAACAAGGAGAAGACG ATGGAGTTCTGGCGCGGCTACGCTTTCTCAGTCAAGGACCCAGGCAGCAGCGAGGGCTCTGGCCGTTCGGACGCCATGTACGTGGCGGTGCCCCTGCTTGGGGTGGCGCTCCTCATCGTCATCGGCCTCTTCATCATCTGgcgctgccagctgcagaaggccacacGCCACCGGCCCTCCTACGCCCAGAGTCGCTACTTGGCCAGccgcggggggagggggcttccccgGGTGATGGTCTACCGTGAGGCCTCCCAGCACGGCCACGGTGAGGCCCATGCGGCCCGGGAACACAGGGACACTGGCACCACTACAGCCTcggtcagcagcagcagcaacactgGTGGCCGAGGGGGGCCTGGTGAAGGCCGGTGGGGGCAGAGGGCCCCTGGCCCCTCGGACAGTTCCCTACGGCCCCCCTCTGTTCCTGTCCCACCCCGGCTTTCCAGCgccacccctcccccctcctacGAAGAGGTGACCGGACAGCCAGTGGTCAGCAGCGGAGGCAGCGGGAGCAGCAGCGCCTGTGAGGAGCCCAGCCTCTCCTACAGTGACCCACCACCCAAATATGAGGAGATTGTGGCTGCTGTCACTGCCGCAAAGTAG